In Micropterus dolomieu isolate WLL.071019.BEF.003 ecotype Adirondacks linkage group LG01, ASM2129224v1, whole genome shotgun sequence, the sequence GACAGTATGTGACGGTAAAAAGCACAGAAGAAGAGACTGTTCGGGTGTTTCAGTGCAGATTGAGTCGACCTGCAGGATGTTTTCACgcctaaacaaacaaaacaaacagcatatCTTGGACGCAGACAGATTAATTTGACTATCAGTCATTTCTGGATCAAACACTGAAAGAAATGAGGCTCCTGGCGTTTTAAATGTCACATGACCGCTGAAGAAAAACACCATAAGCCGTTCAGATCAGCATGTAATGGAGAATAGGTCAAATCCAGATGAGAACACCGGAGGCACAGAGAGCGCCCGCCGGCCGGCGGTCGCCACCCGATATCTGGCCTGAGGCCGCTGCTTttaaaaaggtgtgtgtgtgttttaatcagCGGGCAGTGACGGGTGGAGATTACAGGCTTTAGAGACTTAGCAGGCGTAAAGAAAGGTGGCAGGTAAACCCGGTAACACACATGTGGAAGGACAACACAGATATTTAAGAAATGCCCAGATCTTAACTCTGATCTGAATCCATCTTGGGTTTTTCGTGTAAATCAGAGCTGGACCTTTTCGAGTCCAGGAGACAGAAGCCCAGTCGCGCTGCTCCTAAAGGAAGTTCTGGCTTAATGACTTGAAATACACGGCTTCTTAAATCCAGACACgaatatttattaaaagacttctaacaaatgaaatgaggaaatgtgcagacagacacatgAAGCTCAGGCACGTTTCTGCTGGAATCATTTGGAGTCACGTTAAAGGCACATCGGGGGGCTTTTGTTTCCACGTGTATCCGGCGGGATTTCCTCCATGTCAGCAGCAGGCTGAGAGCGCGTTACAACGTTAACTTCCCAGTGTGAGACGCGTGGGCATTTTGTAAACCATGTCCCTCTGTGGCTGCAGTACGGAGGTGTTACGGTGTCCCTGGGTATATAGAAGTGATGGAGGTTTGACTTTAAGTAACATTAAAACCACAGGCTGCTGGACCAATCGTCTTTGTTCGTTTTGGTCTGCAAAGACGACCATTTATAACCTGCGAAATGTCAGGAATGTAAGAAAAAATATAGATAAACACggagaatcttttttttttttttatcctccaCGTATCTGAAACTAACCTCAGATCTTTTGAATCAAATGATACTTTTCTGTTTGAAGTGAATGAAATTAGAGAGGATTTCTTCATATCTTGTGACGCCACTgtaatcttttgttttattccttTACACCCCTGCTGAATGTGTCCGTCTCTAACTTCCCCTGATGCCGTCTACGCCTCCTGTAGAGCACTCTGAACTATCAACCCTCTTTACCTCCGTTTATTCAGTGCTTGAACCGGTGCCAGTAGGTACTCACCCCAACCCGAAGGAGAAACtagtataaataacatttaatactAAGTATGTATTATCTCGTACTAACATAGCTTCCCACTAGAGGCTACAACGTTaatccagttggacaaaacagtcgtttaatttttgtgggttgttttcattcattaaattattgattAAGCTGCTGGTCAGTCTCTGATTGGTTTGGAGTGGAGctgcacaataaaacaataacaatgatTACCgcaatttaatttgttttcaataacaatgtaattaaataaaaatgttgcgttgtgtttttaatttgtattttatgttattgCTAAAACTGTATGTATTtctaatgtactgtatttatttcagcCCCATTTCCTTTTCCCTAAGTGGTTACCCCACTTGTCAGGCCGCCATTGTAAATAAGAATTTGTTCTTAATGGCTTGcctgtaaaaaataaagaataaaaaaaataaaagttcaataaagttttgattttattcacttgaatcacgaattaggacttcatttttattaaaatgtttattttgttgaggaaaaaggactgaaaaaagcttttacttttttactcaTGTATATTTCAATtctgataaaataaaagattttatcagaatagttttgaatgttctgcctcagatttgtgaagtgatccactgacCATAAAGCTTAAACCCCAATTacccatctggtttcttcaacattcactcaggagcaaataTCTGCCTTTAAACGCCGTCACCCAGAAGACTTTGAGCTTTAAACACTTAacttctgcaccaatttatgtaggagatgtctttatttatatgaagggaaacagaATTTAGGTGGCGGGAGACAAttcaaaatagaaaaacagaatctaattcagtaatcagcttttggaccgtttgtttcttctgtatttcaGTCGctttgcaggttttcttatcgTTTCATTCGTTATTCCACATTGCTGACGTCCTGttcccagcgtccccagcgtgaAGGACGCCTATCTGtcaatacttttaaatgtcccgccccatccaggctgtgattggtgaCACTGACTGATTCAGCATGAGGCTGCCTGAGAGGCGCCGAGCTTCTCTTCTGCCTCATCAACAGAACAAAGGCTGACAGGAGACTGCAGCCCGTCTTTCTCTACATGAAGCTTTTACAATCATTGTTTCTTCATTTggttaaaaacaaactaaagctACTTTAAAGCACCGCTGTGTATTTGCTTCCCTTAAAGGAGCCCGCCACAGATTTAGCATCACGCTGCTGGACTCGATGTAGCAGAACCAGAGATCCCGGGTGACTTCCTGTCCTCTAAACGGGACGCTCCCTCCAGCGCTGAATTCCTTTGATTACAGTGTCAATATTGTTACTTTAGTTAATCTCCGTACATGTTAAGGCTTTAGCTTTAAAGGTGCTGCGCAGCTCGGGCACCTGCATCAACTGGACAATAGACCTAGTTGTTCACGCTTAAGATTTGTTCCTTATGCGACTGATTGATTTCGAgtctttttttatcatttattttaatttttgtttgatGTATTTGGAGGACAGATCGCCACGGCAGCCGATTACAGATCTGCGACTGTGTCAGGGCGTCCAGAGCGACCGTGTTTCAAGTGTTCAGTCAAGCACGTGTATATTCCGTGAATATAAACGATATGGAGGCACAGTTGGTGCTCGTTTCCACAGGTAGTTTGTAGTATGACACGAGCAGAATATTCCTGCAGTTATACTGCGTTTTCCCCTGACGTATTGCTGGTATTAGTGTAGTAGTAGTTATTTAGAAGGTCTGCCTCGTATGGAGGTGCTTTAAGTTGACAGCGTGTTTGTTGCGACTTGATAACAGCCGCCGGTGTGACACCAGATCACGTGACGTTCGCAGCTTCCTGCGCTGTGCTTTGAAATGTGCCCGTAACCGTATTTTAAGGTTAAAAGTTATAATTAAAGAAATGTTGCTTATGAAATGTAGCTGCattaaaatatcacaaatataaatatcagaTCCGTGCAGGAAGGCCTCGGCCCCGTCCGGGTATCAGTCCAGGTGGAACAGACAGGAAGTCCTGCTAACAGCTAAAAGCAGCTACGACAacacaaactgtacatgtagagTTAACTGGTCGTCATGGAAACCAGTAAGTGGTTTTGAAGACACTCGAGTTTCACAGGTTTCGTGGTTTGAAGTGTTTAAGGCATCGGTCAGTTCCCCCAGGAGCGGCTGCTCGCTGCTGACTGGACACACGCCTCACAGTGTCCTGCGTCCTGATTGGTCAGACAGGCTGTCACTCCAGAGGGCCGCCACGTCTAGACGCACATCGAAAAGAGTTTGATGACGGCGTCcctgaaagacagagaggaaatgtCTCTGAAAGGTGCAGTGTGTGATATTCCTGCAGTATGAGATCCacagctgtgttttcagtggtgtataaagacctcacATAACCATTTATATTAGAGCGAGACATTTCTATCGCGGGGCCTCTgacatggacgtcgccatgttgcgggGGAAAATTGACACAGCATTGATTAAATTACTGAATTATCTTATCAGCTCTGCTGTCTGACATTTAGTTTAGAGAATTAGAAGCGTTGTCAGGCCAACAACAGGACGGCAGCTCACCGGGCCGTCTTGTTTAATACTGAAAGGGGAGACGTCTCCAACCTCTCCAGGCTCTGAATAGACGCTTTGCTCCTTCTTCAGCCCCGCTCTGTACCGCCACTTTCATTTGccagcatccaatcacaagtgaCGAGTACTAGCCAACCACGGCGCAGTAGGGCGGGACTTGGCGAAACTCAGGCAGGAAAAGAAACGCGATTCAAACGGAGCGAATTAGACGAGAAGAAAGCGTCGTGAGTGACAGGAGGCGGGGCTGTGCAGGCGCTGCAGCGGCGTGTATCGGCTCGCTGTCGGGAAGAAAAGAAGCGTATTTtcagctcgggttcagccgtacgtgttgccaagctggagcgagagtttcagagcggtgagttattaatctgtatccataaagttttaactgagctctgtctctacatcacaggaacaactttatgtccactgactgcctggagggtagctagtgtttggaagggagaggagagctgtgtgctgcagctcgctgtttctgagggcgtgtcggagtagccgctgtgacgtcacagggatgaaagggaagcggctggactacaaaccagctgtttgcagttcagagcagagttttctgggatgggaactccctttgggctttttcactttgcaaacctcgataaaggagagaggaaaaggcaaaaagcagaacaccacctctttaatgtttgtttttttacattttaagctttttgtTGCTGCAATTCATAgctttcagtcacgtgacatgcgcggtgacctggagggtagaaacaacagaccaacaccgCGGATCCCCTGTACAGGCGCCACAAAAGCAGTCACATTTTATTTGGACCACctctcaacttaagaaaaagaaagatatgaacacaaactgcaagtgtcgGGAGTTTCCGGTCCATATAACGCTACAGCATCCGCTTAAAAACCGCCGGGACTCCGCCGCCGCTccactgcggtaatgtttactgTTACCTTACACAGCCCAGGCTCGTCTCCTCGATTAATAAagccgaaagcacaacaaccatcaaccatccagcattttagCAACGcagaaagtaacaaactcaaagtaacagcgTGTCACCTGCTTCCTGCTCCGTTTTCCTTGGATTGAGATGTCACGTGAAATCTATGAATACTACTTATTTAACTGAGTTTAAGTCTTTGACTATTTTTCTCTCATACGATACGTTTGTGTACCGTGTTGCTTCTTTACATCTATAACAtctgtacagacagacagacgagtgtgtgtgtgtgtgttacctggcAAAGGGGATGTATGAAAGGCCGTACCTGTGATGAACAACAGCAGCAATCAGACAGAGTACAAGTATCAGataagtatatacagtatatatatatgtgtgtgtgtgtgtgttttataccAGGTGAATGCCAGAAACTGGAGGATACAGAACAGCAGAGCGAGGCCGTTATTCTTCCACTGCGGAGAGACAGATTCATCGTTAATAATTAATCCAGAACCCGACAAAGTGACGTCCagaataaaactaataaaagctgtttgtgtttctcaccCAGAAAGCAGCACACAGCGTCAACACCAGGCAaacctgcagagacacacatgaaaataataaataaacgaGTTAAACTCCTCAGATCGGCGTCACTAAGCTGAAACGGTCTGTTCTTAGAGGTCCATGCAGGACTGTTAGTAACTGTTAGTACTTAAACTGAAGTATAAAGATGTGAATACGTCTTCCTCCGCTGAAAACATGTGAGTGTGTTCTCACCAGCATGATGATGGTGGCAAACGCTCTCTCTTTGGCGCACATGGTCTTCAGCTGCCTTAGCGGACCGATCAGGAACATGGTGCTGAAATTAAGAAGAGGTAAATCTGACGAGGTGAAATGTTCCCGTCAGATATTCAAATCTGCCCTTTCAGCTTTGCATGCTGGGATTTCAAACCCGTCTGTCTGGGAGGACGGATCCAGAAGCAGCCTGTGATACCGACCTCCACCACCGGAGGACGATGTTTCCTTTTTAAAGCATTCTGCTCTGACTCCAGACTTTAAAAGAGTTTCCTGTCAGAGTCACATCTCTTGTTTTAACCAACAACACAGACGAAGCGGACTGAGATGTTGACATGAATAAGATACAAGTAgagaatcattttaaataaagagaTTCAGCAGGTGATTTCTTGGTGTGGGAgctttttatacatttgttaaaacacattttttagttTATTCCACAACGGATTCAGAGAAAAGCCATTTTTTGTAGACTATTAAGTCATGATGATGATTTTGTTAACTACAAATTCAACGTGCTTGTTTTTCTCGATTCCTCCTGGATGGATTTGACAGAAGAATCGTTCACGTTACGGAGCTCATCATTCAACCATTTCCAGACGTTTTGGGTCACAggcatgaaattaaatgaaatgctgTTTCTACATTTTCGTGTGTCTGCTGTGGTGAAACCACAACGCCGCGTCGCTTTACACGTTGCTGCCGCAAGGCATTGTGGGACGGCAATGAGGGTCCAGTGTCCCCTTCGCTTAAGGAGGTACGAAAGGAAGCACTGAAGCGCCGTTCCTCAGCGTTTAGAGGATTCGGCCGGCTCTTCTCACGGCTGCCACTCCGTTCACTGTAGAGTTCACTGCCCTTTAACTGACAGGTCCTCAGGAATTATGGGTAATGTAGTTCCCCAGTTAATACCAGGGTAAAGAGTGCAGGCGGTGTATTATTAAcaggattaaattaaataatgacCCCGTTTGACCTGGTTCACCTTAATCTAGCTTTAGACCTCATTAGACCGGGTCAGACCAGTTTGGTTCTGGTTGGGTCGTGGTTGGTACCTGCCAAGAGCGCAGATGTTTCCCAAACTGTAGAGGACAGCGAACACAGCGAGACCCAAACCCGGGATCCACAGCATACAGGTGCCCTGAatccagagagacagacgggctGTTATCATGAACGGACACaggtttttactgtaaaaaaacacaacaacaaacagacagTGAACGCACCACTGACTCACCAGGACGGAGCAGAGAACGCCCAAAACGAAGCAGATCAAGAAGCCCTTCATCCTCGTCCCCCAGGCCAGCGTCGACGCCTGATTGGCTCTCTGCGGAGGCGTCACCAACATCATGTTTATGGTCACAACACTGCGGGTTTGTCACGCTCTCGCAACACAAACCACTAAATCAAATATATGTCCTTTCTACACCACAAAAACAACCTAGTCTGTCTCAatctctaaataaataaataatacagatATTTAAATGTGAATGGCTCCTTCAGGCTAAAGGAAATGTTGACACTGTGGTTCACTGagccaaataaaacattttcactacATGTTACTACCCCAATACTGCAGTTTTTAAGACTGGATCCACATCGACTCTACCTGTGCTCATTTTCACTATTACTACTTTATTCACTACTGCTGCTGTCATGTCAGTCCTGTTAGTACTCCTTCATATTTagatttgtatttttctttctattgtttttttctattcCTTAATATCTTGACATGCAAAGTGAGCAATTAGAAACAAAACATCACTAATCTGATTgtgtttaatacatttaaacactCTTTACGAAGGCACGTTTGGATTTGCTgcttatacttttatttatttcaatttatttatttaacaaaccaaACGATCAGTCTTTTTAATGGAGGAGAGAAGCAGCACATTGATCCATAatgaaaaatggaaaatgagAGAATAAATACTACTTTCAGTACTTTTAATAGTACTTTTTCCTGATGATGTTTACAAACGTTTACTTCCGTGACAACGCCAGTGCAGTACTTTAGTAGTACTTT encodes:
- the LOC123972282 gene encoding vesicle transport protein SFT2B-like, with product MDKLKNVLGVQDEGSRDGPGILERANQASTLAWGTRMKGFLICFVLGVLCSVLGTCMLWIPGLGLAVFAVLYSLGNICALGSTMFLIGPLRQLKTMCAKERAFATIIMLVCLVLTLCAAFWWKNNGLALLFCILQFLAFTWYGLSYIPFARDAVIKLFSMCV